From the genome of Spirosomataceae bacterium TFI 002, one region includes:
- a CDS encoding Uncharacterized conserved protein YndB, AHSA1/START domain, translating into MEKKTKIVAYDNRQELFITREFDISVELLFKAYNEPELVAQWMGTKVVKLESKKHGAYIFETLDNNGNIILKSSGVIHDHVLNQKIVRTFEMENTSYPAQLEYLIFEKISADKSKLNMHVVYKSIEDRDAILKLPFSFGINMAHNKIEETLKHINS; encoded by the coding sequence ATGGAAAAGAAAACTAAGATCGTTGCTTACGACAACCGTCAAGAGTTATTTATAACAAGAGAGTTTGACATCTCGGTAGAACTGCTATTTAAGGCTTACAATGAACCTGAACTCGTCGCTCAATGGATGGGTACCAAAGTAGTTAAACTAGAAAGTAAAAAGCATGGAGCATACATCTTTGAAACATTGGACAACAATGGTAATATCATTTTAAAATCGAGTGGAGTCATTCATGACCATGTTTTAAATCAAAAAATAGTCAGAACTTTTGAAATGGAGAACACTTCGTATCCTGCTCAATTGGAATACTTAATATTTGAAAAGATTTCAGCGGATAAAAGCAAGCTCAATATGCACGTGGTATATAAATCGATAGAAGATAGAGACGCAATACTAAAACTTCCTTTTTCCTTCGGAATCAATATGGCTCACAATAAAATAGAAGAAACCTTAAAACATATAAACTCATGA
- a CDS encoding WD domain-containing protein, G-beta repeat-containing protein, whose amino-acid sequence MKFEVEKIENFTGHKDSVYTIIQSPNEGNFFSGAGDGMVVEWNSRTPDLGMPVAKVENSIYALHYHEITNELWIGHNYEGIHIVDPKAKAKVGSIALNKMAIFAITGHKSNIFVGSGDGIITVIDAPSKSFKKHLKASDKSVRSLAINPVENDLAAAYSDHSIRIFDLTTFELKKTIPAHKNSVFGIKYSPNFESLYSVSRDAHLKKWNVLKDYELDEEAVAHMYTINDIAFSPSGKYFATCSMDKSIKLWETENFKLRKVIDQSRFAAHGTSINKLLWMSDNDLLACSDDRTISLWKVAPINT is encoded by the coding sequence ATGAAATTTGAAGTAGAAAAAATAGAAAACTTTACTGGACACAAAGACAGTGTTTACACTATAATACAATCGCCTAATGAAGGAAATTTCTTTTCGGGAGCGGGTGATGGTATGGTTGTGGAATGGAACTCAAGAACACCTGACTTGGGAATGCCAGTTGCTAAAGTTGAAAACTCTATTTACGCACTACACTATCATGAAATTACGAATGAATTATGGATTGGCCACAACTACGAAGGAATTCACATCGTAGATCCTAAAGCGAAAGCTAAAGTTGGTTCAATTGCCCTCAACAAAATGGCCATTTTCGCAATTACAGGTCATAAATCAAATATTTTTGTTGGGTCGGGCGATGGTATCATCACCGTAATTGATGCACCAAGCAAATCATTCAAAAAGCATCTAAAAGCTTCAGACAAAAGCGTGAGAAGCCTTGCCATAAATCCAGTTGAAAATGATTTAGCTGCTGCGTACAGTGATCATTCAATTCGAATTTTTGACTTAACTACTTTTGAGTTAAAGAAAACTATACCAGCACATAAAAACTCTGTTTTTGGAATAAAATATAGTCCAAACTTTGAGAGTCTATATAGTGTATCTCGCGACGCACATTTAAAGAAATGGAATGTTCTCAAGGATTATGAACTCGATGAAGAGGCTGTCGCTCACATGTATACTATCAATGACATAGCGTTTAGCCCTTCCGGCAAGTATTTCGCAACGTGTAGTATGGATAAGTCAATTAAGCTGTGGGAAACAGAGAATTTCAAACTCCGAAAAGTAATTGATCAATCAAGGTTTGCAGCTCATGGAACATCCATAAATAAGTTACTTTGGATGAGTGACAATGATTTACTTGCTTGTAGCGATGATCGAACGATTTCTCTTTGGAAGGTTGCCCCAATAAATACCTAA
- a CDS encoding Permease of the drug/metabolite transporter (DMT) superfamily, giving the protein MEPFSSYKPNLFLNLVLVYILWGSTYLGVKIGLQDLTPLLLTGIRFTVGGIILFSYSLLNTRTLDIKEVIGSFKIGFLLSGIGTSAVAYAILYIPSGIVAVLVATLPVWIFLLDFFFFSKKAPSWLSAIGMLTGLVGVLFLFDPFGQVKNAQEHINYFVVAIIFIGTISWAFGSLLSSKTKQVKGTQGIALQMISGGFIALTLSLFLESNQIDQLIHIHLNSVLAMTYLIFIGSFIGYTSYVWLINNAPPLLTSTYAFVNPVVALFLGFFIAHELLQNQTIIACAIILFGVVLMTIGRRRKNFES; this is encoded by the coding sequence ATGGAGCCTTTCTCTAGCTACAAACCCAATTTATTTCTAAACCTTGTTTTGGTTTATATCTTGTGGGGAAGTACATATTTAGGGGTTAAAATTGGACTTCAAGATCTTACTCCACTATTACTTACTGGAATTAGATTTACTGTAGGCGGAATCATCCTTTTCAGTTATTCTCTTCTAAATACCAGAACTTTAGATATCAAGGAAGTAATAGGAAGTTTTAAAATTGGCTTTCTACTTTCAGGTATTGGTACTTCTGCGGTTGCATATGCCATTTTGTATATCCCTTCAGGAATTGTTGCAGTTTTGGTTGCTACCCTTCCAGTTTGGATTTTCCTTCTCGATTTCTTTTTTTTTAGTAAAAAAGCACCCTCTTGGCTATCAGCAATTGGTATGCTAACTGGACTAGTTGGTGTACTATTTCTTTTTGATCCATTTGGACAAGTAAAAAACGCTCAAGAACATATAAATTACTTTGTCGTTGCCATCATATTTATTGGAACGATTAGTTGGGCTTTTGGCTCACTTTTAAGTAGCAAAACCAAACAGGTAAAGGGGACTCAAGGTATTGCATTACAAATGATCTCAGGAGGCTTTATAGCTTTGACATTATCACTGTTTTTGGAGAGCAACCAAATTGATCAATTAATACATATACACTTGAACAGTGTACTGGCTATGACATACCTTATTTTCATAGGTTCATTCATTGGGTACACATCATATGTATGGTTAATAAATAACGCACCTCCACTGTTAACTTCTACATATGCCTTTGTAAATCCTGTAGTTGCGTTATTTTTGGGATTTTTCATTGCCCATGAACTTCTCCAAAACCAAACGATTATTGCATGTGCCATCATTTTATTTGGTGTCGTTTTGATGACAATCGGTAGACGACGCAAGAACTTCGAAAGTTAA
- a CDS encoding Phosphopantetheinyl transferase — protein sequence MPQVLRTSHNSGAELIVWEVVETEEFFLAQLSDNVWEDEEFLATKFPAKRLELLAARYAAKSMLSEMGLVFNGIAKDEHGKPYLIDSDMQMSLTHTSKYVSVVFHSTLKVGIDLEKPSEKMWRIKERLFSKNEIMEIGDNLEVMSIFWSAKEALYKIYGKRGMDFKVNMSLATEKGNLIGRIAMPDQVSDHRVYTKEFMEYILVWVL from the coding sequence ATGCCGCAAGTTCTTCGTACGTCCCATAACAGCGGGGCAGAGTTAATAGTTTGGGAAGTAGTAGAAACAGAAGAATTCTTTCTTGCTCAGTTGAGTGATAATGTATGGGAGGATGAGGAATTTCTAGCGACTAAGTTTCCCGCTAAAAGGCTAGAATTATTGGCTGCTAGATATGCAGCGAAATCTATGCTTTCCGAAATGGGTTTAGTTTTTAATGGAATTGCAAAAGATGAGCACGGGAAGCCGTATTTGATAGATAGTGATATGCAAATGTCACTGACACACACTTCAAAGTATGTTTCTGTAGTTTTTCACTCTACATTAAAAGTAGGGATTGACCTTGAAAAGCCAAGTGAAAAGATGTGGCGAATAAAGGAAAGGCTTTTTTCTAAAAATGAGATAATGGAGATCGGTGATAACTTGGAAGTAATGTCTATTTTTTGGTCAGCTAAAGAGGCCCTTTACAAGATTTATGGCAAAAGGGGCATGGACTTTAAAGTAAACATGTCTCTAGCAACCGAAAAGGGAAACCTAATCGGCCGAATTGCAATGCCTGATCAGGTAAGTGACCATCGAGTTTACACGAAAGAATTTATGGAGTATATTTTGGTTTGGGTGCTTTAG
- a CDS encoding Peptidase family M1, which produces MKINIYTLICVLFNLSVFAQLSPRIANYDIDIKLDVKEKKLWGNEKLNWKNTSNDNIDKVQFHMYMNAFKDENSTFMKESGGKLRNDRLDKKENNWGNIYITSIKTERGENLFSKMKFIQPDDDNEKDKTVLEVTLDKPILPGETINFLIDFRVKLPQIFARTGFAQGDYFLVGQWFPKIGVYETPGIRYASKGAWNCHQFHGDTEFYADFGVYNVSITLPQEFVVGSTGSLKSEEKLEKGLKKLNYVAEDVHDFAWTASKDFVEIREKWNNVELIALMQPSHKGLADRYFSSVKNALDYFDKNVGKYPFPTLTMVDPPLNASGSAGMEYPRFITCGYTTWGMPNSIRMPEVVTIHEFGHQYFQGMLASNEFEETWLDEGFNTYMEWRIMEEYYPNKGSQLDFFGFNMPGKESGRSGYVSMKNPKITAVYRDAWKYPKGTYGTMSYSKTGLWMTTLENLVGRAVMDEIMKTYFERFKFKHPSAKDFTAIVNEIAPQKLGNKHGDNYDWYFEQALYKAEVCDYVVDTIKAISDKKWEITLSRGGQFVFPQEIEIVYANGTKEIMYWDAKSSHKTVEREKEIVSVSIDPKRKNLMDLNYLNNSYSVSPSEGFYIKYTAKTIFWVQRVLEFFATWA; this is translated from the coding sequence ATGAAGATAAATATATATACCCTCATTTGTGTCCTATTTAACCTTTCGGTGTTTGCACAATTAAGCCCTCGCATTGCGAATTATGATATAGATATAAAGCTAGATGTAAAGGAAAAGAAGCTTTGGGGAAATGAAAAATTGAATTGGAAAAACACCTCCAATGATAATATTGACAAGGTTCAATTCCACATGTACATGAATGCTTTTAAAGATGAGAACTCTACCTTCATGAAAGAGAGTGGAGGGAAGTTGAGAAATGATAGGTTAGACAAAAAAGAAAATAATTGGGGTAATATATACATCACATCAATTAAAACTGAAAGGGGAGAAAACCTATTTAGTAAAATGAAATTTATTCAGCCCGATGATGATAACGAAAAAGATAAAACAGTTTTAGAAGTAACATTAGATAAGCCAATTTTACCGGGAGAAACGATTAACTTTTTGATTGACTTCAGGGTGAAATTACCGCAAATTTTTGCTCGAACTGGATTTGCTCAGGGTGATTACTTTTTGGTGGGACAATGGTTTCCCAAAATTGGAGTGTATGAAACACCAGGCATTAGGTATGCAAGCAAAGGGGCATGGAATTGCCATCAGTTTCATGGTGATACCGAGTTCTACGCAGATTTTGGAGTTTATAATGTTAGTATAACCCTTCCTCAAGAGTTTGTTGTAGGCTCAACAGGCTCACTTAAAAGTGAAGAGAAACTTGAAAAAGGGTTGAAGAAACTAAACTATGTAGCCGAAGATGTTCATGATTTTGCATGGACAGCTTCTAAGGACTTTGTTGAGATTCGCGAAAAATGGAACAATGTTGAACTTATCGCTTTAATGCAACCAAGTCACAAAGGCCTAGCTGATAGGTACTTTTCGTCCGTTAAAAATGCTTTAGATTACTTTGATAAAAATGTAGGTAAATATCCTTTCCCGACCCTGACTATGGTTGATCCACCACTTAATGCTAGTGGTTCAGCTGGAATGGAATATCCAAGATTTATTACCTGTGGTTACACTACTTGGGGGATGCCGAATTCTATTCGTATGCCGGAAGTTGTTACGATTCATGAGTTTGGACATCAATATTTTCAAGGGATGTTGGCCTCCAACGAGTTTGAAGAGACATGGTTAGATGAAGGGTTTAATACCTATATGGAGTGGAGGATTATGGAAGAATACTATCCTAATAAAGGTTCTCAATTAGATTTCTTTGGCTTCAATATGCCTGGAAAAGAAAGCGGAAGAAGTGGGTATGTTTCTATGAAGAATCCTAAAATAACTGCAGTATATAGAGATGCTTGGAAATACCCTAAAGGAACTTATGGTACCATGTCCTACAGCAAAACTGGACTCTGGATGACTACTTTAGAAAATCTAGTTGGAAGAGCAGTGATGGACGAAATAATGAAAACGTATTTTGAACGATTCAAATTTAAACACCCAAGTGCTAAAGATTTTACAGCTATTGTTAATGAAATTGCTCCTCAAAAACTAGGTAATAAACATGGTGATAATTACGATTGGTATTTTGAACAGGCACTTTACAAGGCAGAAGTTTGTGATTACGTGGTAGATACTATCAAAGCAATTTCAGACAAAAAATGGGAGATAACTCTAAGTAGGGGTGGGCAGTTTGTTTTTCCTCAGGAGATCGAAATCGTATATGCCAATGGTACAAAAGAAATAATGTATTGGGATGCTAAATCAAGCCATAAAACTGTTGAAAGAGAAAAAGAGATTGTCTCTGTTTCGATTGATCCTAAGAGAAAGAACTTAATGGATTTAAACTATCTCAATAATAGTTATTCTGTCTCACCAAGCGAAGGATTTTATATTAAGTACACCGCCAAAACTATCTTTTGGGTTCAAAGGGTACTCGAATTCTTTGCAACTTGGGCATGA
- a CDS encoding pantothenate synthetase, protein MKILHTIRETTNFLNSLNGSIGFVPTMGALHEGHMTLIRRAKEESDICVSSIFVNPTQFDNQSDLEKYPRTLEKDCELLLKNGCDVVFAPSAEEMYSTLPNIHFDFGAIERVMEGANRKGHFNGVGIVVSKLFHIVQPDKAYFGLKDLQQVAIIKQMVSDLSFQIEIVPCETAREENGLARSSRNERLPIEARASAGLIQEAIQEAKKLLQSGSSVLETKERISDLFKKHPEFEPEYFEVSDFDTLQPIDKIDESKTTAICTAVWLEGVRLIDNTIF, encoded by the coding sequence GTGAAAATACTCCATACAATAAGAGAAACCACTAATTTCTTAAACTCACTCAATGGTTCAATAGGTTTCGTACCAACCATGGGAGCTTTGCATGAGGGCCACATGACTCTTATACGCAGAGCTAAAGAAGAAAGCGATATCTGCGTCAGTAGTATTTTCGTAAACCCTACACAGTTTGATAACCAATCAGACTTGGAGAAATACCCAAGAACACTAGAGAAAGACTGTGAGCTACTTCTGAAAAATGGATGCGACGTAGTTTTTGCCCCATCAGCTGAAGAAATGTACTCAACCTTACCAAACATTCACTTTGATTTTGGTGCTATAGAAAGAGTAATGGAAGGAGCAAATAGAAAAGGTCACTTTAATGGTGTTGGAATTGTTGTCTCCAAACTCTTTCATATTGTTCAACCAGATAAAGCATATTTTGGGTTAAAGGATTTACAGCAAGTAGCAATTATCAAACAAATGGTCAGCGACCTTTCATTTCAAATAGAAATTGTGCCTTGCGAAACAGCTCGTGAAGAAAATGGGCTCGCTCGATCTTCAAGAAACGAAAGGTTGCCAATAGAAGCAAGAGCCAGTGCTGGATTAATTCAGGAAGCAATTCAAGAAGCAAAAAAGCTTTTACAAAGCGGTTCTTCAGTTCTAGAAACCAAAGAAAGGATTTCTGATTTATTCAAAAAGCATCCAGAATTTGAACCTGAGTATTTTGAGGTATCTGACTTTGATACACTGCAGCCAATCGATAAAATAGATGAAAGCAAAACAACTGCAATTTGTACTGCAGTTTGGTTAGAAGGTGTAAGGCTAATAGACAACACAATTTTTTGA
- a CDS encoding DNA-binding transcriptional regulator, ArsR family: MNLRRDVFQAIADPTRRAILVLLASQSMSAGAIAANFETSRPTVSKHLQILTECELLNPEQQGREVFYHFNPTKMREIAEFIEPFRQMWEDRFSKLESIMKKQ; the protein is encoded by the coding sequence ATGAATTTACGACGAGATGTATTTCAGGCAATAGCAGACCCTACACGTAGAGCAATCTTAGTTTTGTTAGCTTCTCAATCGATGTCGGCAGGAGCTATTGCGGCTAACTTTGAAACCTCTAGACCAACTGTCTCAAAGCATTTACAAATTCTTACAGAATGTGAATTACTCAATCCTGAACAGCAAGGACGTGAGGTTTTTTACCATTTCAATCCAACAAAAATGCGTGAAATAGCCGAATTCATAGAGCCTTTCCGTCAAATGTGGGAAGATCGATTCAGCAAGTTAGAATCTATCATGAAAAAGCAATAA
- a CDS encoding dihydroneopterin aldolase gives MGLISLEGMEFFAYHGYYDEEQKIGNKYTIDLTIETDLSKAANTDKLSNTISYEELYEQVKQVMLQKHRLLEHVGQQIIERIQDTYPQIVNVKVAVSKHNPPIGGICERAKVELSS, from the coding sequence ATGGGATTAATCAGTTTGGAAGGAATGGAGTTTTTTGCTTACCACGGATACTACGATGAGGAGCAAAAAATTGGGAATAAGTACACGATTGATCTCACAATTGAAACCGATCTCAGCAAAGCTGCCAATACTGACAAGCTAAGTAATACCATCAGCTATGAAGAGCTTTACGAACAAGTAAAGCAAGTAATGCTACAAAAGCATCGTTTGCTGGAACACGTGGGCCAACAAATCATTGAAAGAATCCAAGATACATATCCTCAAATTGTAAATGTAAAAGTGGCAGTATCAAAGCATAACCCACCTATAGGCGGAATATGCGAAAGAGCTAAGGTCGAACTTAGTTCTTAA
- a CDS encoding cell division initiation protein has translation MKITSLEIKQHEFEKAFRGYDIEEVDIFLTNIANEWERISNENKMLRMQLEIAEKEATKLREVEMTLIKTLRSAEDTSTKITDHAKFEASKTVEDAKAAAQNTINDAKSSAENTINDAEQQAQIILENAKKEAFDILKNAETTVSEAEAQKIKELETLESNLSGLKSEKVEILSKLKAIHIQTENALKNIEGTSVVEKIETKTPPVELVKEIEEVKEVEIEVEEQEEEIVSVASSANSMTLADEEITASDDLEIIEGIGPKIAELLSSNGVRTYRELATSPVYKIKDILNTAGPHYAMHDPTTWVQQALLAEEGKFDELEQLKAHLIAGRKPEVELEAEVIAKVEPKSEEVTEEMLDRVNKVKAALRKAMQDKETTPTKNDTAPKTETLNDLIGKQRDAENGGSFFDNIK, from the coding sequence ATGAAAATCACCTCTTTAGAGATAAAACAGCACGAATTTGAAAAGGCATTTAGAGGTTATGATATAGAAGAAGTTGATATATTTCTTACTAATATCGCCAATGAGTGGGAGCGAATTAGCAACGAAAATAAAATGCTGAGAATGCAACTCGAAATCGCCGAAAAAGAAGCAACTAAGCTTCGCGAAGTAGAGATGACACTTATTAAAACCTTGAGATCTGCCGAAGATACAAGTACTAAGATAACTGATCATGCGAAGTTTGAGGCTTCTAAAACTGTAGAAGACGCGAAAGCAGCAGCTCAAAATACGATAAACGACGCCAAGTCAAGTGCCGAAAACACAATTAATGACGCGGAACAACAAGCTCAAATAATTCTAGAAAACGCTAAAAAAGAAGCTTTTGATATACTCAAGAATGCTGAAACCACTGTAAGCGAAGCTGAAGCTCAAAAAATAAAAGAATTAGAAACGCTTGAGAGCAACTTGAGTGGACTAAAAAGTGAAAAGGTTGAAATTCTTTCAAAACTAAAGGCAATTCATATTCAAACTGAGAATGCTTTAAAAAATATTGAAGGTACAAGTGTTGTTGAAAAAATAGAAACTAAGACCCCACCAGTTGAGCTAGTTAAAGAAATTGAAGAAGTTAAAGAAGTTGAAATAGAAGTAGAGGAGCAAGAGGAAGAAATCGTAAGTGTAGCAAGTTCTGCAAATTCAATGACTTTGGCAGATGAGGAAATTACAGCAAGCGATGATTTGGAGATCATAGAAGGGATAGGTCCCAAGATTGCCGAATTACTTTCTTCTAATGGAGTAAGAACATATAGAGAATTAGCAACATCTCCAGTTTACAAAATCAAGGATATCCTGAACACCGCAGGGCCACATTATGCCATGCATGACCCAACTACTTGGGTTCAACAAGCCTTACTTGCCGAAGAAGGTAAATTTGACGAATTGGAGCAACTAAAAGCACATTTGATTGCTGGACGTAAACCAGAAGTTGAACTCGAGGCAGAAGTGATTGCTAAAGTTGAACCAAAATCAGAAGAGGTAACGGAAGAGATGTTGGATAGAGTGAATAAGGTTAAAGCTGCTTTGAGAAAAGCAATGCAAGACAAAGAAACCACTCCAACTAAAAATGACACTGCTCCCAAAACAGAGACCCTGAATGATCTTATTGGAAAGCAAAGAGACGCCGAGAATGGAGGTTCATTCTTTGACAATATCAAGTAA
- a CDS encoding FKBP-type peptidyl-prolyl cis-trans isomerase, which translates to MKFKLIVFILFTAFAFTSCDSDGVPRKEDNNINEYIAAKKLVVTQTTESGLRYIRTQESPNGATLQQGQKVTVNYAGRLLTDEEFDAGTFKFTLGVGQVVGGFDIGISLMKVGEKATIIFPSTLGYGSSKQGSIPKNSPLVFDVEVLKAE; encoded by the coding sequence ATGAAATTCAAATTAATCGTTTTTATACTTTTTACCGCTTTCGCTTTTACATCATGTGATTCAGACGGAGTTCCTAGAAAAGAAGACAATAACATAAACGAATATATTGCTGCTAAAAAATTAGTCGTTACACAAACCACTGAGTCAGGCTTAAGATATATCCGTACACAGGAAAGCCCCAACGGAGCTACGCTACAACAAGGTCAAAAAGTCACTGTAAACTATGCGGGCAGATTACTCACCGACGAGGAATTTGATGCGGGTACTTTTAAATTTACACTTGGGGTTGGTCAGGTAGTAGGTGGGTTTGATATTGGAATTTCACTTATGAAAGTTGGAGAAAAGGCAACAATAATTTTCCCATCCACACTTGGTTATGGCAGTTCAAAACAAGGAAGTATTCCTAAGAATTCTCCCCTTGTTTTTGATGTAGAAGTACTGAAAGCTGAATAA
- a CDS encoding DoxX-like family protein, with protein MISGGVFQLIKHEDAVNSFKSLGYPLYLLTILGIWKLQGVIAILVPKYPLIKEWAYAGFFFAMTGAMTSHIINGDPFSETFPSMLSLLLVIVSWYFRPAERKTNSKPF; from the coding sequence ATGATATCAGGTGGAGTTTTTCAACTCATAAAGCATGAAGATGCAGTTAATAGCTTCAAAAGCCTAGGCTACCCACTTTATTTACTTACCATTTTGGGAATTTGGAAGCTTCAAGGCGTGATAGCAATATTAGTCCCAAAATACCCTCTAATTAAAGAATGGGCTTATGCAGGATTCTTTTTTGCAATGACTGGAGCAATGACTTCCCATATCATTAACGGAGACCCATTCAGCGAGACTTTCCCGTCTATGCTCTCGTTGCTACTTGTAATAGTATCTTGGTATTTTAGACCAGCAGAAAGAAAAACAAACTCAAAACCCTTCTAA
- a CDS encoding Uncharacterized conserved protein YdeI, YjbR/CyaY-like superfamily, DUF1801 family, translating to MNPKVDWFFSKKSKWQEEYAELRTIVLSCGLSEELKWGCPTYTVGKSNIVLIHGFKDYCALLFMQGALINDTKGILIQQTENVQAARQIRFTNIDEILNKTETIKTYIREAIENDKKGLKVELKKTSEYEVPQEFQAVLDDMPELKTAFESLTPGRQKSYIFYFSSAKQSKTRETRIEKYIPKILDGKGMDD from the coding sequence ATGAATCCAAAAGTTGATTGGTTTTTTAGTAAGAAATCTAAGTGGCAAGAGGAGTATGCAGAGTTGAGGACGATAGTACTTTCTTGTGGACTTTCAGAAGAGTTAAAATGGGGTTGCCCTACATATACAGTAGGAAAAAGTAACATCGTGCTCATTCACGGATTCAAAGATTATTGTGCATTGCTTTTTATGCAAGGTGCTTTGATCAATGACACTAAAGGTATTCTGATTCAACAAACCGAGAATGTGCAAGCCGCACGGCAAATTCGCTTTACCAATATTGACGAGATACTCAATAAAACTGAAACCATTAAAACTTACATTAGAGAAGCCATCGAAAATGACAAAAAAGGTCTAAAAGTAGAGCTCAAAAAGACGAGTGAATATGAAGTTCCTCAAGAATTTCAAGCTGTACTTGACGATATGCCCGAATTGAAAACAGCCTTTGAATCGCTTACACCGGGAAGGCAAAAAAGTTACATTTTCTATTTTTCGTCTGCCAAGCAATCAAAGACTCGTGAAACTAGGATTGAAAAATATATTCCTAAAATACTGGATGGGAAGGGAATGGATGATTAA
- a CDS encoding bacillithiol system protein YtxJ: MNWNQITSEDQIEILKELSKEKPVLIFKHSRSCSISASSLSRLERSWNEEKAGDLQPYYLDLLSFRSISQKIASELQVEHESPQAIVLKDGKAVYHDSHFGIAFDDIVESAGL, encoded by the coding sequence ATGAACTGGAACCAAATAACCTCAGAAGACCAAATCGAAATACTTAAAGAACTTTCGAAAGAAAAGCCTGTACTTATATTTAAGCACAGTAGGTCTTGTAGCATAAGTGCAAGTTCATTGAGTAGACTCGAACGTAGCTGGAATGAAGAAAAAGCAGGTGACCTCCAGCCTTACTATCTGGATTTGCTGTCGTTTCGTAGCATTTCTCAAAAAATAGCCTCGGAATTACAAGTCGAACATGAATCGCCCCAAGCCATTGTTTTAAAAGATGGAAAAGCAGTCTATCATGATTCACATTTTGGAATTGCTTTTGACGATATAGTGGAGTCTGCTGGTCTTTAA